Proteins from a genomic interval of Geodermatophilus obscurus DSM 43160:
- a CDS encoding heavy-metal-associated domain-containing protein, translated as MSTASYTVVGMTCGHCVNAVTEEVSAVPGVTDVDVDLASGGLTVTSTEPVDDGAVRAAVEEAGYQVAVG; from the coding sequence GTGAGCACCGCGAGCTACACCGTCGTCGGCATGACCTGCGGCCACTGCGTCAACGCCGTGACCGAGGAGGTCAGCGCCGTCCCCGGGGTCACCGACGTCGACGTCGACCTGGCCAGCGGCGGCCTGACCGTCACCAGCACCGAGCCCGTCGACGACGGCGCCGTCCGCGCCGCGGTCGAGGAGGCCGGCTACCAGGTCGCCGTCGGCTGA
- a CDS encoding helix-turn-helix domain-containing protein yields MTAPGTRDGDPAGGRVERMDDPDFPVLTMSQAAALLGVQAAFLRSLDTAGVLQPHRSPGGHRRYSRHQLTLAARLRGLLDEGHTLASAEVILGLQDELADARADSERLQATVDRLRDRGTRE; encoded by the coding sequence ATGACCGCACCCGGCACCCGGGACGGGGACCCGGCAGGAGGGCGGGTCGAGCGCATGGACGACCCGGACTTCCCCGTGCTGACCATGAGCCAGGCCGCCGCGCTGCTCGGTGTCCAAGCGGCCTTCCTGCGCAGCCTCGACACCGCCGGCGTCCTCCAGCCGCACCGCTCCCCCGGGGGGCACCGCCGCTACTCCCGCCACCAGCTCACCCTGGCCGCCCGGCTGCGCGGCCTGCTCGACGAGGGGCACACGCTGGCGTCCGCCGAGGTGATCCTCGGGCTGCAGGACGAACTGGCCGACGCCCGGGCCGACAGCGAGCGGCTGCAGGCCACCGTGGACCGGCTGCGGGACCGGGGCACACGCGAGTGA
- a CDS encoding heavy metal translocating P-type ATPase, which yields MSTPDVRTGEVELLIGGMTCASCATRVEKKLNRMDGVTATVNYATEKARVSVAGDVTTDDLIATVQKTGYTAALPEPPAPEAEPAEDDPTRPLRQRLLVSTLLTVPVVAMAMVPALQFTSWQWLSLTLAAPVVVWGGLPFHRAAWTNLRHGAATMDTLVSLGTGAAFLWSLYALFLGNAGEPGMTHPFELTIARTDGSANIYLEAAAGVTTFLLAGRYVEARSKRRAGAALRALLELGAKEVTVLRGGTETRVPVDRLAVGDLFVVRPGEKIAADGVVTEGASAVDASMLTGESVPVEVAPGDSVVGATVNAGGRLVVRATRVGAETQLAQMARLVEEAQNGKAEVQRLADRVSGVFVPVVLALAVATLGFWIGAGAGLPAAFTAAVAVLIIACPCALGLATPTALMVGTGRGAQLGILIKGPEVLESTRAVDTVVLDKTGTVTTGRMTLQDVVPAAGEDADRVLALAGAVESGSEHPVARAVVEAAAERTGPLRPVTGFANEAGLGVRGVVDGTAVLVGRAGLLAGAGVTVPAELERAQATAEADGRTAVLVAADGVARGVLAVADAVKETSAEAVRQLRDLGLHPVLLTGDNTTVARAVAAEVGIDEVVAEVLPQDKVDVVRRLQGEGRVVAMVGDGVNDAAALAQADLGLAMGTGTDVAIQASDLTLVRGDLRAAADAIRLARRTLAVIKGNLFWAFAYNVAAVPLAMAGLLNPMIAGAAMAFSSVFVVTNSLRLRRFAPLPGNVDATTAVPAGRRAAVPAA from the coding sequence ATGAGCACCCCCGACGTCCGGACCGGCGAGGTCGAGCTGCTGATCGGCGGCATGACCTGCGCGTCCTGCGCCACCCGCGTCGAGAAGAAGCTCAACCGGATGGACGGCGTGACCGCCACGGTCAACTACGCCACCGAGAAGGCGCGGGTCAGCGTCGCCGGGGACGTCACGACGGACGACCTGATCGCCACCGTCCAGAAGACCGGCTACACCGCCGCCCTGCCCGAGCCACCCGCGCCGGAGGCCGAGCCGGCGGAGGACGATCCCACGCGGCCACTGCGGCAGCGGCTGCTGGTGTCGACCCTGCTCACGGTGCCGGTGGTCGCGATGGCGATGGTGCCGGCGCTGCAGTTCACCTCGTGGCAGTGGCTCTCGCTCACCCTCGCCGCGCCGGTCGTCGTGTGGGGCGGGCTGCCGTTCCACCGCGCCGCCTGGACCAACCTGCGGCACGGCGCGGCCACCATGGACACCCTGGTCTCCCTCGGCACCGGCGCGGCGTTCCTCTGGTCGCTGTACGCGCTGTTCCTCGGCAACGCCGGCGAGCCGGGCATGACGCACCCGTTCGAGCTCACCATCGCCCGCACCGACGGCAGCGCGAACATCTACCTCGAGGCCGCGGCGGGCGTGACCACGTTCCTGCTGGCCGGCCGGTACGTCGAGGCCCGCTCCAAGCGCCGGGCCGGGGCGGCGCTGCGCGCGCTGCTGGAGCTGGGCGCCAAGGAGGTCACGGTGCTGCGCGGCGGCACCGAGACCCGGGTGCCGGTCGACCGGCTCGCGGTCGGCGACCTGTTCGTCGTCCGGCCCGGGGAGAAGATCGCCGCGGACGGCGTGGTGACCGAGGGCGCGTCGGCCGTCGACGCCTCGATGCTCACCGGCGAGTCGGTGCCGGTGGAGGTCGCCCCCGGGGACTCGGTCGTCGGCGCCACCGTCAACGCCGGCGGCCGGCTGGTCGTGCGGGCCACGCGGGTCGGCGCCGAGACCCAGCTGGCGCAGATGGCGCGGCTGGTCGAGGAGGCGCAGAACGGCAAGGCCGAGGTGCAGCGGCTGGCCGACCGCGTCTCCGGCGTCTTCGTGCCCGTCGTGCTCGCGCTCGCCGTCGCGACCCTCGGCTTCTGGATCGGCGCGGGCGCCGGCCTGCCCGCGGCGTTCACCGCCGCGGTCGCGGTGCTGATCATCGCCTGCCCGTGCGCGCTGGGGCTGGCCACGCCGACCGCGCTGATGGTCGGCACCGGCCGCGGCGCCCAGCTGGGCATCCTCATCAAGGGCCCCGAGGTGCTGGAGTCCACCCGTGCCGTCGACACGGTCGTGCTCGACAAGACCGGCACGGTGACCACCGGCCGGATGACCCTGCAGGACGTCGTCCCCGCGGCCGGTGAGGACGCCGACCGGGTGCTGGCGCTGGCCGGCGCGGTCGAGTCCGGTTCCGAGCACCCGGTCGCCCGGGCCGTCGTCGAGGCCGCGGCCGAGCGCACCGGCCCGCTACGGCCGGTCACCGGCTTCGCCAACGAGGCGGGGCTGGGCGTGCGTGGCGTCGTGGACGGGACGGCGGTGCTCGTCGGGCGGGCCGGCCTGCTGGCGGGCGCAGGCGTGACCGTGCCGGCGGAGCTCGAGCGCGCGCAGGCCACCGCGGAGGCGGACGGCCGGACCGCCGTGCTCGTCGCCGCGGACGGTGTCGCCCGCGGGGTGCTCGCCGTCGCCGACGCGGTCAAGGAGACCTCGGCCGAGGCGGTCCGCCAGCTGCGCGACCTGGGCCTGCACCCGGTGCTGCTGACCGGGGACAACACCACCGTGGCCCGCGCGGTCGCCGCCGAGGTCGGCATCGACGAGGTGGTCGCCGAGGTGCTGCCGCAGGACAAGGTCGACGTCGTCCGCCGGCTGCAGGGCGAGGGCCGGGTGGTGGCGATGGTCGGCGACGGGGTCAACGACGCCGCGGCGCTGGCGCAGGCCGACCTGGGGCTGGCGATGGGCACCGGCACGGACGTGGCGATCCAGGCCTCCGACCTCACGCTGGTGCGCGGCGACCTGCGGGCCGCGGCCGACGCCATCCGGCTGGCCCGCCGCACCCTCGCCGTCATCAAGG
- a CDS encoding Hsp20/alpha crystallin family protein, which produces MAMLTAYDPFAATNAAFRALDQLTGRGGGLTARPLSGMPMDAYRVGDNFVAHFDLPGVDPGSIDLQVEGTTLTVTAERSVPQLENAEWAIAERPYGSYTRQLVLGRSLDTDRLEAHYHDGVLTLSIPVAEKARARKISVTRADTPTAVEGRTIEGESSERRSVES; this is translated from the coding sequence ATGGCCATGCTGACCGCCTACGACCCGTTCGCCGCCACGAACGCCGCCTTCCGGGCGCTCGACCAGCTGACCGGCCGGGGCGGCGGGCTGACCGCCCGCCCGCTGTCGGGCATGCCGATGGACGCCTACCGCGTCGGCGACAACTTCGTCGCCCACTTCGACCTGCCCGGCGTGGACCCCGGCTCGATCGATCTGCAGGTCGAGGGCACCACGCTGACCGTCACCGCGGAGCGCTCGGTGCCGCAGCTGGAGAACGCCGAGTGGGCGATCGCCGAGCGGCCGTACGGCAGCTACACCCGGCAGCTCGTCCTCGGCCGCAGCCTGGACACCGACCGGCTCGAGGCCCACTACCACGACGGCGTGCTCACGCTGAGCATCCCGGTCGCCGAGAAGGCGCGGGCCCGCAAGATCAGCGTCACCCGCGCCGACACCCCGACCGCCGTCGAGGGGCGCACCATCGAGGGCGAGTCGTCCGAGCGCAGGTCCGTCGAGAGCTGA
- a CDS encoding STAS domain-containing protein: MDDTSASPAQGEPERQRNGDAEPEVTTDLDGDVATLTLGGELTEGARRPLVRTMTDLMLGRPHLRRVRLDLRAATYLNSAGMAVLVQLQKLGQPRGVDVALVAPPVAVARPLQLSGLWLRFPIEEDQAVEDDRVDREGGPG, translated from the coding sequence GTGGACGACACCAGTGCCTCCCCAGCGCAGGGGGAACCGGAGCGGCAGCGGAACGGCGACGCGGAACCGGAGGTGACCACCGACCTGGACGGCGACGTGGCGACGCTGACCCTGGGCGGCGAGCTGACCGAGGGGGCCCGCCGGCCCCTGGTCCGGACGATGACCGACCTCATGCTGGGTCGACCGCACCTGCGGCGGGTGCGTCTGGACCTCCGCGCGGCCACCTACCTGAACTCGGCCGGCATGGCCGTGCTGGTGCAGCTGCAGAAGCTCGGCCAGCCGCGGGGTGTGGACGTCGCGCTGGTGGCGCCGCCGGTGGCGGTGGCCCGGCCGCTGCAGCTGTCCGGCCTGTGGCTGCGCTTCCCGATCGAGGAGGACCAGGCGGTGGAGGACGACCGCGTGGACCGGGAGGGCGGTCCCGGCTGA
- a CDS encoding metal-sensitive transcriptional regulator, with the protein MESTGAGQHGYIHRKDDYLKRLRRIEGQARGLQRMVEDEKYCIDILTQVSAMTKALQSVALGLVEEHLSHCVVQAAQAGGREADEKVREASEAIARLVRS; encoded by the coding sequence TTGGAGAGCACCGGAGCCGGCCAGCACGGCTACATCCACCGCAAGGACGACTACCTCAAGCGGCTGCGCCGCATCGAAGGTCAGGCCCGCGGGCTGCAGCGGATGGTCGAGGACGAGAAGTACTGCATCGACATCCTCACCCAGGTCTCGGCGATGACGAAGGCGCTGCAGTCGGTCGCCCTCGGCCTGGTCGAGGAGCACCTGTCGCACTGCGTCGTCCAGGCCGCACAGGCCGGCGGGCGCGAGGCCGACGAGAAGGTCCGCGAGGCGTCCGAGGCGATCGCCCGGCTCGTCCGGTCCTGA